Part of the Stackebrandtia endophytica genome is shown below.
GGCGCCGACGACGGCTACCGATTGAAGATCGTGCTCGAACGCATCGACCTGTTCGCTTTGCGGGACCTGGTATCGCGCGCCAAGGTGCTGGGCGCCGCAGGGCGCCATGACCAGGCGGTTCCACTGTGGCGTGAAGCGGCCGGGATACCGCGGTCGACACCGCTGGCTAACATCGTCGGGGACTGGGCCGACGAGGCTCGACGGCACATCGAGGCCGAACTGTTGAACCTGGCCGAGGAACGGTTCAACGCCGAACTGGCGGTCGGTCGGCATCGGGAGATCCTGACCGACCTCGCCGCGGCGGTCGCCGATCACCCGCGGTCACAACGACTCGTCGAGACCTTGATGTTGGGGCTGTACCGCGACGGCCGAGCCGATGAGGCCCTTCAACGGTTCGATCAGTACCTGGCGCGGGTCAACCGGGACGAGTCCGATGAACCGGGCGCCGATCTGCTTCGGCTGCGGCACCGCATCCAGGCGGCCGACGCCTCACTCAACCCGGTCTCCGCCAAGACCGTCCACATCGGTCGGGTGGTGCCGCAACAGTTGCCCGCCGTGGCATCCGGGTTCGTCGGCCGAGCGGCCGAACTGTCCGCCGTGACCCGGGCCGTGACCGAGCGGAGCACGACCTCGGCGTTGATCGTCGGCATGGCCGGGGTGGGAAAGACCGCTATGGCGGTTCGGTGGGCTCATCGGGAGGCCGAACGCTTCCCCGACGGTCAACTGTTCACCGACCTGCGCGGCTTCACCCCCGAAACCCCGGTCCAGACCGATGAGGTCCTCGGCTCCTTCCTGCGGTCGCTGGGTGTCAACCCGGCTCAGATTCCCGACGACCTCGACGAACGCATCGCGCTCTATCGATCCATGACCGGCGAGAAACAGCTCCTGGTCGTGCTCGACAACGCGGCCGATCCCGATCAGGTGCGGGACCTCCTGCCCGGCGGTGACCGCTGCTTCGCCGTCGTGACCAGTCGCGACGCCATGTCCGGGCTGGTCGCCTCGGAGGGGGCCCACCGCACGCGATTGGGCGTGCTGGATCTCGCCGACGCACGTGAACTCGTCGCGCAACTGGTGCCCGACATCGACACCGCGTCGATCGGGCTGGACGACGAGGCGCTCGGCGAACTGGTCACCCTCTGCGGTGGATTGCCGTTGGCGCTGCGCATCGCGTTCGCCGAGCTCATCGATCAGGCGGGCCGGTCGGTGTCGGACTACCTCGCCGAACTTCGGGACACCGGACTGCGCAACCTGTCCATCATGGGCGATCCGAATGCGGCGGTCGAGCCCGCGTTCGAGCTGTCCTACCAGCGGATGCCCGAAACCGGCCGTCGACTCTTCCGAACGTTGGGCCTCATCCCCAGCCAGACGTTCGGGGTCGCCGCGACCGCCGCGATGTTGACCTGGTCGGTCGCGCGGACGGCCGCGAATCTGCGCGCCATGGTGGCGGCCAACCTTCTGGAACCCATCGGAACCGGACGATATCGGCTGCACGACCTGGTGCGGGAGTACGCGAACCGCAGAGCCCTCGCCGAGGACGGTCAGGCCGCGTGCCGCCGAAGCCGCGAGCGTTGGGGCGACTGGTACGTCCATACCGCCCACGCCGCCGCCCGGGTGCTGCAAGCCGACCAACTGCTGCTGCCACACCATCGGCGACCGGCGGCACCGTCGCCGGAGTTCACCGACACCGACCAGGCGATCCAGTGGTTGGAGACCGAGCACTCCGCAGCACTGGCGACGATGCGCGAATTCGGTCGAGACGGTTCGGCCGAGACCGTCTGGCTGCTGGCAGACGCGTGGCGCGGTTTTTATTCCACCCGAACCGATTTCGGCTCCTGGCGCGAAACCGCCCAGCTGGGACTCGACCTCGCCCTCGCGCACCGCCATCACCACGCGGCGGCCGCGATGGGGCGCGGACTCGGCTGGTGGGCCACCGAGAAGGGTGACAGTCAAACCGCGTTGGCCCACTACCGGGACGCCTTGACCGCGGCCGAGGCCGCCGAGACCATACCCTGGCAGATCGCTGTCTGGGCCGGCATCGCCGCCGCGAGCTATCGGGCCGGTGAACTCACCGAAGCCGACAGCGCCGCACAACAGGCCGTCGGAATCGCCCGCCGAAGCGGCGTCGAGTCGCCACGATCGGTCCTGAACATCCTGGGGATCACCGCCCGAGAACTGGGACGACTGCGGGAATCGGCGACGACGTTCGAGCAGGCCGTCGAACTCAACCGGCGCTTGGGCAGCGCGAACCTTCGGGTGGTTCTGGGCAACGTCGCCGAACCGTATCGCGACCTCGGGAGACTCGCCGAAGCTCAGGCGTGCGTGACCGAGGCGATGGAACTGGACCGCCGACTCGGATCGTTGCGCGGCGAACTCAGTCATCGCGACGAACTGGCGCGGATCTTGATCGAACTCGGCCGATGGGAGGCGGCGGAAAACGAAGTGGCACAAGCGATGGAACTGGTGGACCGTCTGCAATTGGACCCGATGCGGCCTCATGTCCTCCTCACCTCGGCGATGGCGGCGGCCGATGACCCGGCGGAGGCGCTCCGCCGAATCGGCGAGATCGAGCCCAGCGCGACCGGAACGATCGCCATCGAGATGCACCTCATCCGGTCGCGAGCTCACCGTCAGCTCGGGCGGCCCGACCCGACCGACGCGCTGGCCGCTCGACGACTGGCGGCACAGGCTCACCTTCGGGTGCTGGAGGGCAAGGCGCTCACCGAATCGGCGCGCACCCATCACGCGTTGGGGGAGACACGGCAGGCGATCGAGGTGGCGAGCCAAGCCCTGGAGTGTCACCGCGAGACCGGTCACCGACCCGGTGAGGCGCGAACCCTGCGGTTGCTCGCCGACCTCACCGGTGACGGTGACGCTATGGCCCTGGCCGACCGGATCCTCGCCGAAACCCGTGCGGTCGACCACCCGTGATGGACCGTTGGCGCCCGCCGGTGGTCTCTCAGGAGCGGTCGGCCATCTGCTGAATGGCCCAGCCGTTTCCGTCCGGGTCGTCGAAATAACAGAACCCGACGTTGTTCAAGTCGTCCCCGTCCCGGTACGGACGCGGTCCCTCCGGGCCGAACACCTGGATATCGCTGACGGCCACGCCCCGTTCCGACAGCTGTGCGTGTGCGGCCTTCAAGTCGGCGACCACCAGTTGTACGCCCCGCAGCGTGCCGGGGCTCATGCCCGGACCCCCGGCGCCCTCCGGGCTGGACATCAGGGTCAAGGAGCATCCCGACCCCGGCGGCGTGATCTGAACGATCCGGCTGGGGCCGTGCTGCGTGTCGATGTCGACGTTGAAGCCCATCTTGTCGTGGTAGAACTCCTTGGCCCGGTCTACATCAGATACCGGAATGACGATGACCTCTATGGTCCAGTTCATGCGTATTCCCCTTCTGCCGGAAGCCGGCTGTCGTCATGGTTTCGAGCGCCTGCGAAAGGACGGGTTTCACCGGCGGCTGCTGCGCATGCCCGGACGTACCGTCACCGCGGTCCCGTCCGGCGCGGTTCCGGCCACCAGACCCCGGTACTCGTCGGAGTCGACGGCGTAGACCGCCAGGAATCCCGCCGAGTCGGCGTGGATGCCCCAGCCATACCGTTTCGGTAGATCACTGGAGCGCAGACACGCCCGCGACCTGGCATAGAACTGGGCGCGGGCCTCGGGACGGTCGTCGTCGGCGATGTCTTGTCGATCGGCCCAGACGTCGAAGATGACATCGGAGGATCGGTATCGGTACGGGTTGTCGGCCAACAGGTGATACATCGCGGAGGCCACCGTGGGTTTACCGCCCCGCTCCGCCGGAACCTGACCGGTACTCGCCGTCGAATCCGGTGAGACGGTGATGAACGTGTCGGTGTAGTCGACCTTCTCCATGATGGTCACTCTAGGTTTTCGGTGTGACATGACCGGTGAGGCCCGGCTGCTAGGGCGGTGCCGGGTGCCGTCGGACTTTCCGCCGGTCAGCGGGATCCGGCGTCGGCGGCACCGATGAACGGGCGCGCCAGCTGATCGTCGGTCGGATGAAATCCCGCAGGTAGATCATTCGCAAAACGTTTGGTTTTTTGGGGCTTAGGCCTTAGAGTGGTGCGATCGGATCGTTGAACGCCGACACCGTGTCCGAACCATCGGCTGACCCCGCCCCCCGTGAGCGCCCACTCGCACCACCGTTGTCCCGCAGGAGGTACCCACCATGGTGGGTTTCAAGGAACTTCGCGACGTAGTACTCGATCCCCTCGTCGAATTCGCCGATCACGCCCGCCGTATCGCCACCGAACTGGAACAGTTCGGCGTCGACACCCACAGCCAGAAGAGCATCCTGTCCGCGGTCTGGGAGGGGATCGACGCCATCTCGGCGATCTCCCGGATAACCGGGCACGCCGACGACTACCAGAAGACGTCGACCGACTATCGCCAGATAGACGGCATCATCGGCAATCTGGCCAACCAGATTCGGCTCGCCAAGGGAATGTTGGACTCGGCGATCTCGATGGCGCCGTCCATTCCCGGGTCCATTGACGACACCGGCGCCATCACCATCAACTACGCCGCGCTCGGCGCCAACCCGGCACCGGCGGCGGTCGCGGCGGCTCAACAGCGGGCATTGCAGGTACGGGAGTACCTGCGACGAGCGGTCGTCATGGCCAACGACGCCGACAGGGCCGCGCAAGCCGAGCTCAATCGCTTGCTGTCCAACGAGAACGCGACGACTCCGGGGTGCCCGGTCCCCAGCCCCGTCGGTGGCGACCAGGCGGCCGTCGGACGGCAACCGGTCGTCGGTGGCGAGAACGGCTCGACGCCGGTCGGTGGAGACGCCGGGCAGCCCGGCGGTGATTCCGCTTCGCCCGGTGATGGTGAGGTCGGTACCGGTCAGCCCGGGGATGGTTCCGCTTCGCCCGGTGATGGTGAGGTCGGTACCGGTCAGCCCGGCGACGGTTCTGGTTCCCCCGGCTCAGGTCAACCCGGCGGCCAGCCCGGTTCGGGTCAGCCCGGCGGCGGTGACGGTAACCCCGGCGGCGGAAAGACCCCGTCTGACGGCGGCCAGACTCCGGTCACTCGCGACCAGCGCAGTGATCGACAGCTGATCGGCGACATCATGGACAAGGTCGGTGAGGCTCTGTCCGGTGGGGACGGCCCCCAACCGGGTGAGCGGTCCGACCTTCAGATCATCGGCGACATCATCGAGGGTATCGGTGAGGCTCTGTCCGGTGGGGATGGTGATGGAGCGATGCCGCCGCCGACCACGGTGCCACCGCCGGACGTCACCCTGCCTCCGCCCACCGACCCGGGAGACGGCACGACTCCGCCGCCCGGTGACGGTGATGGAACCACGCCCCCGCCCGGTGACGGTGACACCCCACCCGGAGATGGTGACACGCCGCCCGGTGACGGTGACACCCCACCCGGCGATGGTGACACGCCGCCTGGTGACGGCGACGGTGACACGCCACCCGACGACGGTGATGGAACCACGCCCCCACCTGGCGACGGTGACACCCCGCCCGGCGACGGTGACGGTGACGGTGAAACCCCCGGTGACGGCGACGGCGGCGATGGGGACAACGACGGTGACGGCGACGGTGATGATGACGGCGACGGCGACGGCCCGGTGACGATCCTGCCGGTCGGTGACCTGAACACCGACCAGATGGCCAACGCGGTCCGGATCGTCGAGATCGGAGAGTCGCTGGGCATCAGCGAACGCGGCCAGGCGATCGCACTGGCGACCGCGATGCAGGAGAGCAGTTTCCGCAACCTCGCCAACACCACCCTGCCGGACTCCCTCGACATCCCGAACGAGGGCACCGGCAGCGACCACGACTCGGTGGGACTGTTCCAGCAGCGTCCCAGCCAGGGTTGGGGCTCGATCGCCGAGTGCATGGACGTCGAATACGCCACGACCAAGTTCTACGAGGAGTTGCAGCGGGTCGACGGCTGGGAGGACATGGAGGTCGCCGAGGCCGCGCAGGCGGTGCAGCGGTCGGCCCACCCGGACGCCTACGCCCGCTGGGAGGGAATGGCCGACGAGATCCTGCAGCAGGTGGAGCAGTCTCGTCGCTGAGTGAAGCTTTACTCGATGTGGAGGATAGATGGCGGCTGGGTATCGTTCGCGATGCCCAGCCGCCACCTCCCGTTTCGCCCGGCGCACTCGACGTCTGCGGTGAACTGACAGATCGAAGGGCAACCCGATGGCTTATCCACTGTCACTGGCGTCGCCCGGCTCCCCGGGGGTTCCCGCTCCCGCGTCGCCATCGGTCATCGAGGCGCGCTGGAGGTCGCTGTGGCGTTCGGTGGCGACCATGATCCTGTTCTGGGCGTTCGCGCTGGGGATCTTCGGGTTCGTCGACGTGGAGCGGATGGTCACGTCGTTTCGGGCGGAGCTCGATCTGGTTCCGGCGATGGCCGCGTTGCTGGCGGCGATGGTCGGCTTCTTCACGGTGGAGCAGATGGGCCGCTCGCTGACGACCGTGTTCGGTTACGCCCGGAAGGGGCTCGCACGAGGGCCGGTGCCACCCGACACCGGTGGGACTCGACTCGTGACCTGGCTGGTCGGTGTCGAGTTGGGACTGGTCATCGCGCTGGTGGGACAGTCGCTGCGCGGGGCACTCGTTCCGGTGGCGGTCCTCGTGGTTCTGATCGTCCTGTTGGGCTGGGTACTCGTCAGACGGTTGCCCGTCATGCTCGCGGCGTGGCGGCGGTTGCGGGTCGAGCGCGCCCGGTGGGCCCAGATCATCCGGAATGGACACCATGTGGTGGCGACCGTCACCTCGGTGCGCCGCGCGAAGAACCAGTGGTTCGGTAACCAGCCGGTGTTTCAGGTGGAGATCTCGTTCGACCATGGAGGGCCGTGGACCTTCCCCATGCGCATCGTCGACCACCCGGTGTGGGCACCGGTGGTCGGCAATCAACTGGACGTGTGGATCGATCCGGCCGGTCCGACCGGGCCGGACACCATCATGGTTCAGCGTCGCTACGTCGGGCAACGCCTCGTCGACGATCCGTTCGAACACCGGCTGCCGGCCGGCAGCGAGACCTCGCCGGGGCGGCCGTCGCCGGATTGGATGACGCACAAGAATAGCAGAGTGAACACGATGGCGTCCCATGTGTCACCGCTGGTTCGCTCCATTCTGGTCCTTCCACCGTCACTGCTGGCCGTCACCGCGGTGCTCGGCGCCGTGACGGTGTCGATGCGGCTGACGGTTCCGTTGACGGCGGTCGCGCTGCTGTGGGCCTTCGCCGTGGTGACGACGTACAACGCGGTCTGCTACTGGCTGTACCAGGCCCGATCCCGCTGGTTCATTCGCAGCGGTCTGGGCCTGGGCGGCAGCGGGGCCGGCGCGCTCGTCGGTTTGGGGGCGGCGTTGTACGCGTTCTTCTCCACCGATGAACTGTTCTACCTGCCGATGATGGGGGAGGCGCCGTGGACGACCGCCCACACGTTCGTGCTCGTGTCGATGCTGTTGGCCCTCGTGCAGTTCGTTTGGCTGTTCGTGACGATGGAACAGGCGGTACGTCACCTCAACGGTGAGTTCCCGGCCTCGCCGGAGGAGGTCCACGAGTCGTTGGTCAACGAGGACGCGACGGCCTTCGACCGTCTTGAGCAGCGCTACGGCTATCGGGCAGGGGTGTTCCTGCTGTTGGATTGACGTACCTCTGCTGTCAGCAGATTGGCTTGGTGCGGTGACCCGATCGGGGCCATGGTTGGGGCACCAGTTGAGAAAGGCACCTGCCATGCAGATGACAACGAGTCCGGCCGCGCCCGGGCTGCTCGGTGACCAGTTGGCGAGTCGACTGCTACAGCAGCGAATCATCGTTTTGGGGACCGAAGTAGACGATGAGATAGCCAATCGGTTGTGCGCGCAGCTGCTGCTGCTGTCGGCGGAGGATCCCCGCAGCGACATCAGTCTCTACATCAATTCGCCGGGCGGATCGGTCAGCGCCGGCCTCGCCATCTACGACACCATGCGATTGATCCCCAACGACGTCAGCACCCTGGCCATGGGCCTGGCCGCCAGCATGGGGCAGTTCCTGTTGTGCGCCGGTTCGCCCGGTAAGCGGTTCATCCTGCCGCACGCTCAGGTCCTGATGCACCAGGGATCGGCCGGATTCGGCGGCACCGCCTCCGATGTGGAGATCTACGCGCGTCAGCTGGAGCGCACCTCCAAACTGATGACCTCGCTGACGGCCTCCCATACTGGACAGTCGGTTGAGACCATCGAGGCCGACAGCCAACGCGACCGCTGGTTCGACGCGGCCGAGGCCCTCGAATACGGCTTCGTCGACCACATCCTGGAACGGGTCGAGGACGTTCGCCCCACGGTGAGTCGCCAGCGGATGGGAGTGATCTGAATGGGCCAGTACACGATTCCCACGGTGGTGGAGAAGACCGCGCACGGCGAACGCGCCTTCGACATCTACTCACGACTGTTGTCGGATCGCGTCATCTTCATCGGCACCGAGATCGAC
Proteins encoded:
- a CDS encoding VOC family protein, producing MNWTIEVIVIPVSDVDRAKEFYHDKMGFNVDIDTQHGPSRIVQITPPGSGCSLTLMSSPEGAGGPGMSPGTLRGVQLVVADLKAAHAQLSERGVAVSDIQVFGPEGPRPYRDGDDLNNVGFCYFDDPDGNGWAIQQMADRS
- a CDS encoding ClpP family protease, which translates into the protein MQMTTSPAAPGLLGDQLASRLLQQRIIVLGTEVDDEIANRLCAQLLLLSAEDPRSDISLYINSPGGSVSAGLAIYDTMRLIPNDVSTLAMGLAASMGQFLLCAGSPGKRFILPHAQVLMHQGSAGFGGTASDVEIYARQLERTSKLMTSLTASHTGQSVETIEADSQRDRWFDAAEALEYGFVDHILERVEDVRPTVSRQRMGVI
- a CDS encoding DUF6157 family protein, which codes for MEKVDYTDTFITVSPDSTASTGQVPAERGGKPTVASAMYHLLADNPYRYRSSDVIFDVWADRQDIADDDRPEARAQFYARSRACLRSSDLPKRYGWGIHADSAGFLAVYAVDSDEYRGLVAGTAPDGTAVTVRPGMRSSRR
- a CDS encoding AfsR/SARP family transcriptional regulator, coding for MIIRLLGTISIADGDDWRRAGPAKQSAILATLAMDPREPVDQETLIERVWGSSPPQAARSALYAYIARLRKMFEAEPEVTITRGADDGYRLKIVLERIDLFALRDLVSRAKVLGAAGRHDQAVPLWREAAGIPRSTPLANIVGDWADEARRHIEAELLNLAEERFNAELAVGRHREILTDLAAAVADHPRSQRLVETLMLGLYRDGRADEALQRFDQYLARVNRDESDEPGADLLRLRHRIQAADASLNPVSAKTVHIGRVVPQQLPAVASGFVGRAAELSAVTRAVTERSTTSALIVGMAGVGKTAMAVRWAHREAERFPDGQLFTDLRGFTPETPVQTDEVLGSFLRSLGVNPAQIPDDLDERIALYRSMTGEKQLLVVLDNAADPDQVRDLLPGGDRCFAVVTSRDAMSGLVASEGAHRTRLGVLDLADARELVAQLVPDIDTASIGLDDEALGELVTLCGGLPLALRIAFAELIDQAGRSVSDYLAELRDTGLRNLSIMGDPNAAVEPAFELSYQRMPETGRRLFRTLGLIPSQTFGVAATAAMLTWSVARTAANLRAMVAANLLEPIGTGRYRLHDLVREYANRRALAEDGQAACRRSRERWGDWYVHTAHAAARVLQADQLLLPHHRRPAAPSPEFTDTDQAIQWLETEHSAALATMREFGRDGSAETVWLLADAWRGFYSTRTDFGSWRETAQLGLDLALAHRHHHAAAAMGRGLGWWATEKGDSQTALAHYRDALTAAEAAETIPWQIAVWAGIAAASYRAGELTEADSAAQQAVGIARRSGVESPRSVLNILGITARELGRLRESATTFEQAVELNRRLGSANLRVVLGNVAEPYRDLGRLAEAQACVTEAMELDRRLGSLRGELSHRDELARILIELGRWEAAENEVAQAMELVDRLQLDPMRPHVLLTSAMAAADDPAEALRRIGEIEPSATGTIAIEMHLIRSRAHRQLGRPDPTDALAARRLAAQAHLRVLEGKALTESARTHHALGETRQAIEVASQALECHRETGHRPGEARTLRLLADLTGDGDAMALADRILAETRAVDHP